From the genome of uncultured Fusobacterium sp.:
ACATTTTTGTAAATTCATCTTTTGTTTCTTTAAATACTTCATCTTTTTTGCCTTGTGAAACAATTTTCCCCTTATTCATTACGATAACATAATCTGAAATCTCTGAAATTACTCCTAAATCATGAGATATAAATATCATTCCAACTTTTCCATCTTTTTTTATTTTTTGAAACTCTTTCATGATTTCATATTGAGTAATAGCATCTATAGCTGTAGTAGGTTCATCTGCTATTATAAATTTAGGATTCATTGCTAAAGCTAACCCAATCATTATTCTTTGTAACATTCCCCCACTTAATTGATGAGGAAATTTTAATAAAATATCTTCAGGATTTTTCAATTGCATTTTTTCTAAAATTTCAATAGATCTCTTTTTTATCTCTTCAGCTGAATAAGATGTATGTTCTGTAAAAGTTTCTGCTATTTGATAACCAACTGTATATAGAGGATCAAAACATGTCATTGGATTTTGTAAAATCATAGCGATCTCTTTTCCTCTTAATTTTCTTAACTCTTCCCCTTTACACTCAAGTAAATTTTCTCCATTATATATAGCTTTTCCTTCTGTAAAAAAAGTTCTATTATCCAATAATCCCATAATAGATTTACATGTTAAGCTTTTTCCACTTCCACTCTCTCCTAAAATTCCAAGACACTCCCCCTCTTTTAATTCAAAGGAGATATTTTCTACTAAACAGTTTTTTATATTCTTTTTCTTAAGATATATAGAGATATTTTCTACTTTTAACAATGTTTTTTTCATTAAATCTCTGCCTCCTTTGGATCAAAAGCATCTCTTAAACAATCTCCTAAAAAGTTGAAAGCTGCTACTAATATAACAACAGCTATCCCTGGAGCTATCATCTGTATTGGATTTGTAGTCATTACATTTTTTGCTTCATTTAACATAGCCCCCCACTCTGGAATAGGTGCTTGTACTCCAAGTCCTAAAAAAGATAAAGTTGATATATTTAAAACTGCCCAACCTATATCTAATGTAGCTAATACTGCCATCTCTGAAGCAATACATGGAATCATATGTCTAAATAAAATAAATCTTTCTCCTGAACCTATACATCTTGAAAAAAGAATAAAATTTTTATCTGTATATTTTATAACATTGGTTCTGATCATTCTTGCATACCAAGCCCATTTAATAAAAACATTGGCTATAATAACATTTCTAATATCTACACCTAATAAAGCAACTATGGCCAGTATCATTATTTGACTCGGAAAAGACAGCATCATATCTACTATTCTCATTATTACATCATCAATTATTCCTTTGAAATATCCAGATAATAATCCCATCAATGTTCCTAATCCAATAGTTCCCACCATTGTAACCAATGATAAGAAAAGAGTCGGTCTTATTCCATATATCATTCTTGAAAAAACACATCTTCCCAAGTGATCAGTTCCTAAAGGATATTCCCATGAATATGGAGCAAATTTATTTAAAATATTATTTTCATAGGGATCATTTGGAGCAAAAACAGGAGCAAAAACTCCTAAGATAACTAATATAAAAATTAAAGTTATACACATTAAAGCCATTTTATTTT
Proteins encoded in this window:
- a CDS encoding ABC transporter ATP-binding protein, whose translation is MKKTLLKVENISIYLKKKNIKNCLVENISFELKEGECLGILGESGSGKSLTCKSIMGLLDNRTFFTEGKAIYNGENLLECKGEELRKLRGKEIAMILQNPMTCFDPLYTVGYQIAETFTEHTSYSAEEIKKRSIEILEKMQLKNPEDILLKFPHQLSGGMLQRIMIGLALAMNPKFIIADEPTTAIDAITQYEIMKEFQKIKKDGKVGMIFISHDLGVISEISDYVIVMNKGKIVSQGKKDEVFKETKDEFTKMLIEKKLVVMNRYKEIMKGGKNAVRG
- the opp1C gene encoding nickel/cobalt ABC transporter permease; this translates as MLKRLLKNKMALMCITLIFILVILGVFAPVFAPNDPYENNILNKFAPYSWEYPLGTDHLGRCVFSRMIYGIRPTLFLSLVTMVGTIGLGTLMGLLSGYFKGIIDDVIMRIVDMMLSFPSQIMILAIVALLGVDIRNVIIANVFIKWAWYARMIRTNVIKYTDKNFILFSRCIGSGERFILFRHMIPCIASEMAVLATLDIGWAVLNISTLSFLGLGVQAPIPEWGAMLNEAKNVMTTNPIQMIAPGIAVVILVAAFNFLGDCLRDAFDPKEAEI